In Procambarus clarkii isolate CNS0578487 chromosome 50, FALCON_Pclarkii_2.0, whole genome shotgun sequence, one genomic interval encodes:
- the LOC138351739 gene encoding uncharacterized protein translates to MTKAVAFDEISPRMLKEVAEALCKPLSVEYKKSLETGDLPESWEAANIDLNILKGEKVGDPNLQVGVLNLFITQVDEEDREKMAGSTFSRTQARAQASLNPGRPGFRDDNSCLTGLIEFYDHPTNIKQERKWWEDCIFLDCQKAFDKASHKRLLHKLEKRAGVVKCSNE, encoded by the coding sequence ATGACTAAGGCTGTTGCATTTGATGAAATCTCACCAAGAATGCTAAAAGAGGTGGCAGAAGCACTTTGCAAGCCACTATCTGTGGAGTATAaaaagtcactggaaacaggagatctACCAGAAAGTTGGGAAGCAGCTAACATAGACCTAAATATACTAAAAGGGGAGAAGGTGGGAGATCCTAACCTACAGGTCGGTGTCCTTAACTTGTTTATCACACAAGttgatgaagaagatcgtgagaaaatggCTGGTAGCACGTTTTCACGAACCCAGGCACGAGCCCAGGCCTCCCTGAACCCAGGGAGGCCTGGGTTCAGGGATGACAATTCatgtctcacaggtttaatagaattctatgaccacccaacaaacattaagcaagaaagaaaatggtgggaagactgcatttttttggactgtcagaaagcttttgacaaagcCTCCCATAAGAGACttttgcataagttggagaaacgtgCTGGAGTGGTAAAGTGCTCCAATGAATAA